The Pleurodeles waltl isolate 20211129_DDA chromosome 7, aPleWal1.hap1.20221129, whole genome shotgun sequence genome includes a region encoding these proteins:
- the CDC42EP4 gene encoding cdc42 effector protein 4, producing the protein MPILKQLVANSASTKRRSRVDLTAEMISAPLGDFRHTMHVGRAGDAFGDTSFLSSKGADAEPEEPEPKPGLLSRKFRSSSKRSQSVTRSDRRDMLGSLRDSALFVKNAVSLPQLNDKEAEKGKTKMPKSLSSSPVKKIVEEKQSNGSFEHEKQSNGASAHAASHTPDPIRQEQEFGEPTDLPVTIPKSSYGMKHAESIMSFHVDLGPSMLGDILGIMDKSQWDLDDLDLHCDDDNQDDIDSKQRFCTTSAVLAHQPSLVGKPREEHLTFEDRSTGSVYSPSSVRSIGSHLARDSSSVSSCTSGALDDRHWDAPLRRDNNVTKRAPVKRVEKDVSFMDEEDDEIRV; encoded by the coding sequence ATGCCGATCTTGAAGCAACTGGTGGCCAATTCAGCCAGTACCAAGCGCCGTTCTCGTGTGGACCTGACAGCTGAGATGATCAGTGCCCCACTGGGAGACTTCCGGCACACCATGCATGTGGGGAGAGCAGGTGACGCATTTGGGGACACCTCTTTCCTGAGTAGCAAGGGGGCGGATGCAGAACCTGAGGAGCCAGAGCCCAAGCCTGGCCTGCTCTCCCGCAAGTTTCGTAGCAGCAGCAAACGTTCTCAATCTGTGACCCGCAGTGACCGACGCGACATGTTGGGCTCCCTAAGAGACTCTGCTCTCTTTGTCAAGAATGCAGTCTCATTGCCCCAGCTCAATGACAAGGAGGCTGAGAAGGGAAAGACCAAAATGCCTAAAAGTTTGTCCTCGAGCCCAGTCAAGAAGATTGTGGAGGAGAAGCAATCCAATGGGTCTTTTGAGCATGAAAAGCAATCCAATGGGGCATCAGCGCATGCAGCCAGTCATACCCCTGACCCCATCAGACAAGAGCAGGAATTTGGGGAGCCTACAGATTTGCCTGTGACTATTCCCAAAAGCAGCTATGGCATGAAGCACGCTGAATCCATCATGTCCTTCCATGTTGACCTTGGACCCTCTATGCTCGGTGACATCTTGGGCATAATGGACAAGAGCCAGTGGGATCTAGATGACCTGGACCTGCATTGCGATGATGACAACCAAGACGACATTGATTCCAAGCAGAGGTTCTGCACTACTTCTGCTGTGTTGGCCCACCAGCCGAGCCTTGTGGGAAAGCCCAGAGAGGAGCACCTCACATTTGAGGATCGCAGTACGGGCTCAGTCTACAGCCCCAGCTCTGTCCGCAGCATTGGCAGTCACCTAGCTAGGGACAGCAGTTCTGTATCCAGCTGCACCTCAGGGGCCCTTGATGACCGGCACTGGGATGCACCACTTCGGAGGGACAACAACGTCACCAAAAGGGCACCAGTAAAACGTGTGGAGAAAGATGTCTCTTTTATGGACGAAGAGGATGATGAAATTAGAGTTTAA